The Chloroflexota bacterium genomic sequence GTTTCCATTCGATTTGCTCAATCGAATCGAAGACCCCATAGCCAGCATTGTTGATTAGTAAATCGACCCGACCAAACGTAGCAATTGCTTGCTCGACCAAGGCTTGCACTGCCTGCGCATCACTTACATCGGTAGCAACCGCCAGTGCTTTGGCTCCGGTTTGGTTGATAGCTGCCGCCAGCTCGTTTAATTGCTCGGCGGAACGGGCAGCCAGCACCACATTGGCCCCGCCACGCGCCAAACCTTCAGCGATCAACTTGCCAATGCCCGATGATGCTCCGGTGATAATGGCGGTTTTGCCCGCAAAACTCATAATTCTGCTCCTTGCTGTGCCCAATCGCGGGCAAATTGCTCTAAAGCTCGGCGTTGCCAGGGATGCAAGTGAACAATTGGGCGACGCGCCTTAACTAAATTCCATGCGCTTTCCAAATCCATGCCTTGGGCGATCAGCACGGCTGTACATAAGGTGGCCGAACGGCTCATCCCTGCGTGGCAATGGATCAACACTTTGTGGTCAGTTTGGATGGCTTGTTGCACGAAAGCCACGCCTTGTTGCAGCGCCTCAGCACTCGGTGCTTGGCGATCCATGGTTGGTAGCCATAAGTAGCCTTCGTTGCCTAAATCGCCGAAACGATCTTGGCGCTCGGATTGGAGATTGACTACAACCCGCACACCTTGGGCGTGTAAAATCTGCCAATCGTGGAGATCAAAAAAACCGCCGAGGTACAGTTGCTCGGTAATTTGGTTGACTCGCGGCTTAACCTTGCCACCAAGCCGCCGATAGAGTCGGCGAGTTCCCATGACTAAATGTGAGCGCAAAACATAAAACCAATGCTGCAAAACTGCCAGCATACCTCAATCCTTTATCAGTTTTTATCGGTGATTAACGACCGCAAGCCATTGTACCACGCTGTACCAAGCTGATTAAGGCTATAATGGCTTTCGTTTTTTAGCGATAAGGGCGATTGTGGAAACAACGATTCAAATTGGCTTAGTTGGTGGTGCGCCGTTGGTGCAAGCCACTTTTTTGGAGCGGCCAAATCGCTTTTTGGTGCTGGCTCAATTGGCCGATGGTTCGATTGTGCAGGCACATTTAGCTGATCGAGGCCGTTTGTTGACCAAACTCGTGCCAGGAGCGCAACTCGTGCTCGGCCACAAACCAGCCGAAGGCCGCAAAACCGCCTATCAAGTGGCCGGAGTGTATCAGGCCAACGAGCTGGTTTCATTGGATACAGGCTTGCCAAATCGTTTGGTTGAGGCGGCATTGCGAGCGCAAGCCCTAGCGCCGTTTGCCGAATATCGCCATGTTGAGCGTGAAGTCAAACTTGGGGCAAGCCGTTTTGATTTTGGGCTGGCTCCAGCTCCGCCAAGCAAAGCCAAACGTCATGGCGGCGATTGCCCATGGTTGGTCGAGGTAAAAAGCGTTGGCGATGCTGAGCATGGTTTGGCGTTATTTCCGGATGCGCCGACCGTGCGTGGGCGACGGCATTTGCTCGAATTGGCCGAATTGCATGAACAAGGGCGGCGCACCGCTGTGGTTTTTA encodes the following:
- a CDS encoding dual specificity protein phosphatase family protein → MLAVLQHWFYVLRSHLVMGTRRLYRRLGGKVKPRVNQITEQLYLGGFFDLHDWQILHAQGVRVVVNLQSERQDRFGDLGNEGYLWLPTMDRQAPSAEALQQGVAFVQQAIQTDHKVLIHCHAGMSRSATLCTAVLIAQGMDLESAWNLVKARRPIVHLHPWQRRALEQFARDWAQQGAEL
- the sfsA gene encoding DNA/RNA nuclease SfsA, with the translated sequence METTIQIGLVGGAPLVQATFLERPNRFLVLAQLADGSIVQAHLADRGRLLTKLVPGAQLVLGHKPAEGRKTAYQVAGVYQANELVSLDTGLPNRLVEAALRAQALAPFAEYRHVEREVKLGASRFDFGLAPAPPSKAKRHGGDCPWLVEVKSVGDAEHGLALFPDAPTVRGRRHLLELAELHEQGRRTAVVFIVQRGDAQRVAVNRQIDPAFAETLAAVATRGVEIYAYRCPLSLAGIRLAEQLPVEL